Proteins encoded together in one Vitis vinifera cultivar Pinot Noir 40024 chromosome 4, ASM3070453v1 window:
- the LOC100259251 gene encoding probable serine/threonine-protein kinase WNK6 isoform X1 has translation MGLVGVESGEEGIGHSEPPDPDVLEIDPTSRYIRFKDILGKGAFKTVYKAFDQVDGIEVAWNQVRIDEVLQSPDELERLYSEVHLLKSLKHKNIIKFYNSWIDDGNKTVNIITELFTSGSLRQYRKKHKKVDMKAVKGWARQILMGLNYLHNHNPPIIHRDLKCDNIFINGNQGEVKIGDLGLATVMQQANARTVIGTPEFMAPELYDENYNELADIYSFGMCMLEMVTLEYPYSECRNSAQIYKKVSNGIKPAALSKIKDLEVKMFIEKCLVPASQRLSAKKLLNDPFFQVDGLTKNHPLQLPDIVIPKTGAFGDRCLLSEGPTSLQNRPLAMDLDAVDDDELPIITSMDNSVDGGPYSLCMEVQRAKGGNFFLLKGEGNDENSISLILRIADQNGRLRNIHFMFYLDSDTALSVSSEMVEQLELADQNVTFIAELIDLLLIMLIPTWKPCVPIDHLVALNRMQTSNGHHEDLQCPEHGECLVGSFEGVCETDNLLSPHVYPNSTSFEGYIETMQENPKHLSLDEIKTHADLGLPSSATVEDHGSDMSYVSATSNEGSDKKYSHNAYLSAESGCMDYNEYGSKRGVRQSLSAVQTSSCNLDKGKATDIGSNGAVTSSDYPIDSSLSDQVESENMILELEMIELQYHEAVKEIAKRRQEAIRETKKRHGFVRHASFAHPLKVSWNTNASYGDYHDFQDSDSATVTFSISSSPKHPDTIEE, from the exons ATGGGCTTGGTTGGTGTTGAGAGTGGTGAAGAGGGTATagggcattcagagccacctgACCCTGATGTTCTAGAGATTGATCCTACTTCACGGTACATTCGg TTCAAAGACATTCTCGGGAAAGGCGCATTCAAGACTGT TTACAAGGCATTCGATCAAGTTGATGGAATTGAAGTAGCATGGAACCAAGTTCGCATTGATGAGGTATTACAGTCACCAGATGAGCTGGAAAGGCTGTATTCTGAAGTGCATCTCTTGAAATCATTGAAGCATAAGAACATAATAAAGTTTTATAATTCATGGATTGATGATGGGAACAAGACTGTAAATATCATTACCGAGTTGTTCACCTCGGGTAGCCTTAGACA GTACCGTAAGAAGCATAAGAAGGTTGACATGAAGGCAGTCAAGGGATGGGCAAGGCaaattttgatgggtttgaACTACCTTCACAATCACAATCCGCCAATTATACATAGAGACCTGAAATGtgataacatttttattaatggGAACCAAGGGGAAGTTAAAATAGGAGATCTTGGCCTAGCGACTGTCATGCAACAGGCTAATGCAAGAACTGTGATAG GAACTCCTGAGTTCATGGCGCCTGAGCTGTATGATGAGAATTACAATGAGTTAGCTgatatatattcctttgggatGTGCATGCTGGAGATGGTAACACTTGAGTATCCTTACAGTGAATGCAGGAACTCAGCTCAGATATACAAGAAGGTTTCAAAT GGAATAAAACCTGCCGCCCTGTCTAAAATAAAAGATCTAGAAGTTAAAATGTTTATAGAGAAGTGTCTAGTACCTGCATCTCAAAGATTGTCAGCAAAGAAGCTTCTGAATGATCCCTTCTTCCAAGTTGATGGATTGACTAAGAATCATCCTTTGCAACTTCCTGATATTGTTATTCCAAAGACTGGAGCCTTTGGTGACCGCTGTCTGCTCTCAGAAGGACCTACCAGTTTACAGAATAGACCACTTGCAATGGATCTTGATGCTGTTGATGATGATGAGCTACCCATTATCACCTCTATGGATAATTCTGTTGATGGAGGGCCCTATTCATTATGCATGGAGGTTCAAAGAGCAAAAGGAGGCAATTTTTTCCTGTTGAAAGGCGAGGGAAATGATGAGAACTCTATATCACTAATATTAAGAATAGCTGATCAGAATG GTCGCTTGAGAAATATCCATTTCATGTTCTACCTTGATAGTGATACAGCCCTCTCGGTTTCAAGTGAAATGGTGGAACAACTGGAACTAGCAGACCAGAATGTCACGTTCATTGCAGAGTTGATCGATTTGTTATTAATTATGCTAATACCAACCTGGAAACCTTGTGTCCCAATTGACCATCTGGTTGCTTTGAATAGAATGCAAACCTCTAATGGTCATCATGAGGACTTACAATGTCCAGAACATGGAGAGTGCTTGGTGGGATCATTCGAAGGTGTTTGTGAAACAGATAATCTTTTAAGCCCCCATGTCTACCCCAACTCAACTTCTTTTGAGGGATACATTGAGACAATGCAGGAAAACCCTAAACATTTGAGTCTTGATGAGATCAAGACTCATGCTGATTTAGGGCTTCCAAGCTCAGCCACAGTAGAGGATCATGGTTCTGATATGTCATATGTTTCTGCAACCTCAAATGAAGGGAGTGATAAGAAGTACTCTCATAATGCATATCTCTCTGCAGAGTCAGGATGCATGGATTACAATGAGTATGGATCGAAAAGGGGAGTTAGACAATCCTTGTCGGCAGTGCAAACGAGTTCATGCAACCTTGACAAGGGAAAGGCTACAGACATCGGCAGCAATGGTGCAGTGACTTCTTCAGATTATCCAATTGATTCATCTTTGTCTGACCAGGTTGAAAGTGAGAACATGATATTGGAGCTGGAAATGATTGAGCTGCAATACCACGAGGCAGTTAAGGAAATAGCCAAGAGAAGACAAGAAGCTATCAGGGAGACAAAGAAAAG GCATGGTTTTGTCAGGCATGCATCCTTCGCTCACCCCCTTAAGGTTTCTTGGAACACTAATGCAAGTTACGGTGACTATCATGACTTTCAAGATAGTGATTCTGCAACGGTTACCTTTTCTATCTCATCTTCTCCAAAGCACCCAGACACCATTGAAGAATAG
- the LOC100259251 gene encoding probable serine/threonine-protein kinase WNK6 isoform X3, translated as MKAVKGWARQILMGLNYLHNHNPPIIHRDLKCDNIFINGNQGEVKIGDLGLATVMQQANARTVIGTPEFMAPELYDENYNELADIYSFGMCMLEMVTLEYPYSECRNSAQIYKKVSNGIKPAALSKIKDLEVKMFIEKCLVPASQRLSAKKLLNDPFFQVDGLTKNHPLQLPDIVIPKTGAFGDRCLLSEGPTSLQNRPLAMDLDAVDDDELPIITSMDNSVDGGPYSLCMEVQRAKGGNFFLLKGEGNDENSISLILRIADQNGRLRNIHFMFYLDSDTALSVSSEMVEQLELADQNVTFIAELIDLLLIMLIPTWKPCVPIDHLVALNRMQTSNGHHEDLQCPEHGECLVGSFEGVCETDNLLSPHVYPNSTSFEGYIETMQENPKHLSLDEIKTHADLGLPSSATVEDHGSDMSYVSATSNEGSDKKYSHNAYLSAESGCMDYNEYGSKRGVRQSLSAVQTSSCNLDKGKATDIGSNGAVTSSDYPIDSSLSDQVESENMILELEMIELQYHEAVKEIAKRRQEAIRETKKRHGFVRHASFAHPLKVSWNTNASYGDYHDFQDSDSATVTFSISSSPKHPDTIEE; from the exons ATGAAGGCAGTCAAGGGATGGGCAAGGCaaattttgatgggtttgaACTACCTTCACAATCACAATCCGCCAATTATACATAGAGACCTGAAATGtgataacatttttattaatggGAACCAAGGGGAAGTTAAAATAGGAGATCTTGGCCTAGCGACTGTCATGCAACAGGCTAATGCAAGAACTGTGATAG GAACTCCTGAGTTCATGGCGCCTGAGCTGTATGATGAGAATTACAATGAGTTAGCTgatatatattcctttgggatGTGCATGCTGGAGATGGTAACACTTGAGTATCCTTACAGTGAATGCAGGAACTCAGCTCAGATATACAAGAAGGTTTCAAAT GGAATAAAACCTGCCGCCCTGTCTAAAATAAAAGATCTAGAAGTTAAAATGTTTATAGAGAAGTGTCTAGTACCTGCATCTCAAAGATTGTCAGCAAAGAAGCTTCTGAATGATCCCTTCTTCCAAGTTGATGGATTGACTAAGAATCATCCTTTGCAACTTCCTGATATTGTTATTCCAAAGACTGGAGCCTTTGGTGACCGCTGTCTGCTCTCAGAAGGACCTACCAGTTTACAGAATAGACCACTTGCAATGGATCTTGATGCTGTTGATGATGATGAGCTACCCATTATCACCTCTATGGATAATTCTGTTGATGGAGGGCCCTATTCATTATGCATGGAGGTTCAAAGAGCAAAAGGAGGCAATTTTTTCCTGTTGAAAGGCGAGGGAAATGATGAGAACTCTATATCACTAATATTAAGAATAGCTGATCAGAATG GTCGCTTGAGAAATATCCATTTCATGTTCTACCTTGATAGTGATACAGCCCTCTCGGTTTCAAGTGAAATGGTGGAACAACTGGAACTAGCAGACCAGAATGTCACGTTCATTGCAGAGTTGATCGATTTGTTATTAATTATGCTAATACCAACCTGGAAACCTTGTGTCCCAATTGACCATCTGGTTGCTTTGAATAGAATGCAAACCTCTAATGGTCATCATGAGGACTTACAATGTCCAGAACATGGAGAGTGCTTGGTGGGATCATTCGAAGGTGTTTGTGAAACAGATAATCTTTTAAGCCCCCATGTCTACCCCAACTCAACTTCTTTTGAGGGATACATTGAGACAATGCAGGAAAACCCTAAACATTTGAGTCTTGATGAGATCAAGACTCATGCTGATTTAGGGCTTCCAAGCTCAGCCACAGTAGAGGATCATGGTTCTGATATGTCATATGTTTCTGCAACCTCAAATGAAGGGAGTGATAAGAAGTACTCTCATAATGCATATCTCTCTGCAGAGTCAGGATGCATGGATTACAATGAGTATGGATCGAAAAGGGGAGTTAGACAATCCTTGTCGGCAGTGCAAACGAGTTCATGCAACCTTGACAAGGGAAAGGCTACAGACATCGGCAGCAATGGTGCAGTGACTTCTTCAGATTATCCAATTGATTCATCTTTGTCTGACCAGGTTGAAAGTGAGAACATGATATTGGAGCTGGAAATGATTGAGCTGCAATACCACGAGGCAGTTAAGGAAATAGCCAAGAGAAGACAAGAAGCTATCAGGGAGACAAAGAAAAG GCATGGTTTTGTCAGGCATGCATCCTTCGCTCACCCCCTTAAGGTTTCTTGGAACACTAATGCAAGTTACGGTGACTATCATGACTTTCAAGATAGTGATTCTGCAACGGTTACCTTTTCTATCTCATCTTCTCCAAAGCACCCAGACACCATTGAAGAATAG
- the LOC100253884 gene encoding G-type lectin S-receptor-like serine/threonine-protein kinase LECRK3: MAAVFIFLLLLFSFSITTAQQRHSNISKTSSLTPTTDSLWFSPSGFFAFGFYHAEGGFAIGIILVGNPQNTIVWTANRDEPPVSSNVSLVFTVHGLVLRTSQGREISIIDPHQNASSASMLDSGNFVLYNSKQEIIWQSFDHPTDTLLSGQRLQAGAELVSSVSEKNYSTGMFQLKMQHDGNLVQYPTNVPEVVEYAYWASDTHGEGDNATLNLDADGYLYLLNATGFNIKNLTDGGGPQEETIYLMKIDVDGIFRLYSRGLDQSSEWSVEWSSSIDKCDPKGLCGLNSYCSLMDQEPVCTCLPGFDFVDKSQKSWGCERNFVAEACKNNDGSIEYSIESLQSVMWEDDSYLVISSRTEENCIEACLEDCNCEAALFKNSECRKQKLPSRFGRRSLSDETTAFVKVGTSTATRRAPKESKKEWRKDILIISCSLLALACIVLAISGLLIYRNRGCTLKKVSKQGNLRLTEGATLQSFTYQELKKVTNGFTEVLGKGGFGTVYKGAMSNGQRLVAVKKLNVSTGEKEFRTEMKALAGTHHRNLVQLLGYCLEGPNRFLVYEYISNGSLANLLFTPAKWPRWDERMGIAQNVARGILYLHEECETQIMHCDIKPQNILMDEYGGAKISSFGLAKRLKHGQTSTLAEIRGTKGYIAPEWFRNQPVTVKVDVYSFGIMLLQIICCRKNFDLSLPDEEIGLNEWVSHCFEAGELGKLVDDEEVDKRELERMVKVGLWCIQDEPLFRPSIKKVLLMLEGSIIDIPVPPSTSTTYFSAV; encoded by the coding sequence ATGGCTGCTGTCTTCATATTTCTActtcttctcttttccttttctattaCAACAGCTCAACAAAGGCACTCCAATATAAGCAAAACCTCTTCTCTTACCCCCACCACTGACTCTTTGTGGTTCTCACCTTCTGGTTTTTTTGCCTTTGGATTCTATCATGCAGAAGGTGGATTTGCTATAGGTATTATTCTTGTAGGAAATCCCCAAAACACTATAGTATGGACAGCCAATCGTGATGAACCCCCAGTCTCCAGCAACGTGTCCTTAGTATTCACCGTTCATGGGCTTGTCTTGCGGACCTCACAAGGCCGGGAAATATCGATCATTGATCCCCACCAGAATGCTTCCTCAGCTTCCATGCTCGATTCAGGGAATTTTGTGCTCTATAATTCCAAACAAGAGATCATATGGCAGAGTTTTGATCACCCAACTGACACCCTTTTATCAGGTCAGCGTCTCCAGGCGGGAGCAGAGCTCGTCTCCAGTGTCTCAGAAAAAAACTACTCAACTGGTATGTTCCAGTTGAAGATGCAGCATGATGGAAACCTTGTACAGTACCCAACAAATGTTCCAGAAGTAGTTGAATATGCTTATTGGGCATCTGACACACATGGAGAAGGAGATAATGCAACACTAAATCTTGATGCTGATGGCTATCTGTACTTACTCAATGCCACCGGCTTCAATATAAAGAACCTAACAGATGGAGGAGGTCCACAGGAAGAAACAATCTATCTTATGAAAATTGATGTGGATGGGATTTTCAGATTGTATTCTCGGGGTTTGGATCAGAGCAGCGAATGGTCAGTGGAATGGTCATCCTCAATTGATAAATGCGATCCTAAAGGCTTGTGTGGCCTGAATAGTTATTGCAGTTTAATGGATCAAGAGCCTGTTTGCACTTGTCTCCCTGGCTTTGATTTTGTTGATAAAAGCCAGAAAAGTTGGGGCTGCGAAAGGAACTTTGTTGCAGAAGCCTGCAAGAACAACGATGGAAGCATCGAATACAGTATCGAATCACTGCAGAGTGTCATGTGGGAAGATGATTCATATTTGGTCATTTCGTCAAGAACTGAAGAGAACTGCATAGAAGCCTGCTTGGAAGACTGCAATTGTGAAGCTGCATTATTCAAAAACAGCGAGTGCAGAAAGCAAAAGCTTCCTTCGAGATTTGGAAGAAGATCGCTGAGTGATGAAACAACAGCTTTTGTCAAGGTAGGCACGTCCACCGCAACCCGACGTGCACccaaagaaagcaaaaaagagTGGCGAAAGGACATCCTAATCATAAGCTGTTCACTTCTTGCTCTAGCGTGCATTGTCTTAGCGATATCTGGACTTCTTATTTACAGAAATCGTGGCTGCACATTGAAAAAAGTATCTAAGCAAGGGAATTTGCGTTTGACAGAGGGTGCCACATTGCAATCATTTACTTACCAAGAGCTTAAAAAAGTGACCAATGGCTTTACGGAAGTGCTTGGTAAGGGAGGATTTGGTACCGTTTATAAGGGAGCCATGTCAAACGGACAGAGGCTAGTAGCGGTAAAGAAACTCAACGTCTCCACAGGGGAAAAGGAGTTTCGTACTGAGATGAAAGCACTTGCGGGAACACATCACCGGAACCTGGTCCAATTGCTGGGTTATTGCCTTGAAGGTCCAAACAGATTTCTGGTGTATGAATATATAAGCAATGGTTCCCTTGCAAATTTACTATTCACACCAGCTAAATGGCCTCGTTGGGATGAAAGGATGGGAATTGCGCAGAATGTAGCAAGAGGTATCCTCTATCTGCATGAAGAATGTGAGACTCAGATTATGCATTGCGACATAAAACCACAGAACATACTTATGGATGAGTATGGGGGTGCAAAAATTAGTAGCTTTGGATTGGCAAAAAGGCTGAAGCATGGCCAGACCAGCACCCTTGCTGAGATCCGAGGAACAAAGGGTTATATTGCACCGGAGTGGTTCCGAAACCAGCCGGTGACAGTTAAAGTAGACGTGTACAGCTTTGGAATCATGTTGTTGCAGATCATATGTTGCCGAAAGAATTTCGACTTGAGCCTTCCTGACGAAGAAATTGGCCTTAATGAATGGGTTAGTCATTGTTTTGAGGCAGGTGAGCTGGGTAAACTAGTGGATGATGAAGAGGTGGACAAACGAGAACTGGAGAGGATGGTTAAAGTGGGACTTTGGTGCATCCAGGATGAGCCGCTGTTCCGTCCCTCAATAAAGAAGGTTCTTCTGATGTTGGAAGGCAGTATTATAGACATCCCTGTACCTCCCAGTACTTCTACTACT
- the LOC100259251 gene encoding probable serine/threonine-protein kinase WNK6 isoform X2, with amino-acid sequence MGLVGVESGEEGIGHSEPPDPDVLEIDPTSRYIRFKDILGKGAFKTVYKAFDQVDGIEVAWNQVRIDEVLQSPDELERLYSEVHLLKSLKHKNIIKFYNSWIDDGNKTVNIITELFTSGSLRQYRKKHKKVDMKAVKGWARQILMGLNYLHNHNPPIIHRDLKCDNIFINGNQGEVKIGDLGLATVMQQANARTVIGTPEFMAPELYDENYNELADIYSFGMCMLEMVTLEYPYSECRNSAQIYKKVSNGIKPAALSKIKDLEVKMFIEKCLVPASQRLSAKKLLNDPFFQVDGLTKNHPLQLPDIVIPKTGAFGDRCLLSEGPTSLQNRPLAMDLDAVDDDELPIITSMDNSVDGGPYSLCMEVQRAKGGNFFLLKGEGNDENSISLILRIADQNGRLRNIHFMFYLDSDTALSVSSEMVEQLELADQNVTFIAELIDLLLIMLIPTWKPCVPIDHLVALNRMQTSNGHHEDLQCPEHGECLVGSFEGVCETDNLLSPHVYPNSTSFEGYIETMQENPKHLSLDEIKTHADLGLPSSATVEDHGSDMSYVSATSNEGSDKKYSHNAYLSAESGCMDYNEYGSKRGVRQSLSAVQTSSCNLDKGKATDIGSNGAVTSSDYPIDSSLSDQVESENMILELEMIELQYHEAVKEIAKRRQEAIRETKKRLSQKRIESVI; translated from the exons ATGGGCTTGGTTGGTGTTGAGAGTGGTGAAGAGGGTATagggcattcagagccacctgACCCTGATGTTCTAGAGATTGATCCTACTTCACGGTACATTCGg TTCAAAGACATTCTCGGGAAAGGCGCATTCAAGACTGT TTACAAGGCATTCGATCAAGTTGATGGAATTGAAGTAGCATGGAACCAAGTTCGCATTGATGAGGTATTACAGTCACCAGATGAGCTGGAAAGGCTGTATTCTGAAGTGCATCTCTTGAAATCATTGAAGCATAAGAACATAATAAAGTTTTATAATTCATGGATTGATGATGGGAACAAGACTGTAAATATCATTACCGAGTTGTTCACCTCGGGTAGCCTTAGACA GTACCGTAAGAAGCATAAGAAGGTTGACATGAAGGCAGTCAAGGGATGGGCAAGGCaaattttgatgggtttgaACTACCTTCACAATCACAATCCGCCAATTATACATAGAGACCTGAAATGtgataacatttttattaatggGAACCAAGGGGAAGTTAAAATAGGAGATCTTGGCCTAGCGACTGTCATGCAACAGGCTAATGCAAGAACTGTGATAG GAACTCCTGAGTTCATGGCGCCTGAGCTGTATGATGAGAATTACAATGAGTTAGCTgatatatattcctttgggatGTGCATGCTGGAGATGGTAACACTTGAGTATCCTTACAGTGAATGCAGGAACTCAGCTCAGATATACAAGAAGGTTTCAAAT GGAATAAAACCTGCCGCCCTGTCTAAAATAAAAGATCTAGAAGTTAAAATGTTTATAGAGAAGTGTCTAGTACCTGCATCTCAAAGATTGTCAGCAAAGAAGCTTCTGAATGATCCCTTCTTCCAAGTTGATGGATTGACTAAGAATCATCCTTTGCAACTTCCTGATATTGTTATTCCAAAGACTGGAGCCTTTGGTGACCGCTGTCTGCTCTCAGAAGGACCTACCAGTTTACAGAATAGACCACTTGCAATGGATCTTGATGCTGTTGATGATGATGAGCTACCCATTATCACCTCTATGGATAATTCTGTTGATGGAGGGCCCTATTCATTATGCATGGAGGTTCAAAGAGCAAAAGGAGGCAATTTTTTCCTGTTGAAAGGCGAGGGAAATGATGAGAACTCTATATCACTAATATTAAGAATAGCTGATCAGAATG GTCGCTTGAGAAATATCCATTTCATGTTCTACCTTGATAGTGATACAGCCCTCTCGGTTTCAAGTGAAATGGTGGAACAACTGGAACTAGCAGACCAGAATGTCACGTTCATTGCAGAGTTGATCGATTTGTTATTAATTATGCTAATACCAACCTGGAAACCTTGTGTCCCAATTGACCATCTGGTTGCTTTGAATAGAATGCAAACCTCTAATGGTCATCATGAGGACTTACAATGTCCAGAACATGGAGAGTGCTTGGTGGGATCATTCGAAGGTGTTTGTGAAACAGATAATCTTTTAAGCCCCCATGTCTACCCCAACTCAACTTCTTTTGAGGGATACATTGAGACAATGCAGGAAAACCCTAAACATTTGAGTCTTGATGAGATCAAGACTCATGCTGATTTAGGGCTTCCAAGCTCAGCCACAGTAGAGGATCATGGTTCTGATATGTCATATGTTTCTGCAACCTCAAATGAAGGGAGTGATAAGAAGTACTCTCATAATGCATATCTCTCTGCAGAGTCAGGATGCATGGATTACAATGAGTATGGATCGAAAAGGGGAGTTAGACAATCCTTGTCGGCAGTGCAAACGAGTTCATGCAACCTTGACAAGGGAAAGGCTACAGACATCGGCAGCAATGGTGCAGTGACTTCTTCAGATTATCCAATTGATTCATCTTTGTCTGACCAGGTTGAAAGTGAGAACATGATATTGGAGCTGGAAATGATTGAGCTGCAATACCACGAGGCAGTTAAGGAAATAGCCAAGAGAAGACAAGAAGCTATCAGGGAGACAAAGAAAAGGTTGTCACAGAAAAGGATAGAGTCAGTTATCTAg